A region of the Sodalis ligni genome:
CTTTGTATGACCGGAATGGCTCCCGGCTGCAGAATATGTTCGGCCTTGCCGGCCTGTCCCTGGGTAAAGACCTGGGGATGCTGCACCAGCCATATTTCATCCGGCGTGTCAGAGCCGCGGCGATTGGTGAAGCGATGCATCGCCTGCGACACCACGTCATAGGGCTGCAGATCCAACTGACGAATAATGATGTTATCCGATGACACAGGCAGCTCCCCGTTTACAAAACCATGCGGACCATCTCGATCTTGCCCAATTCCTCATACAACGCCTCCACCTGCTCGATATGCGTAGCGGTGATAGTAATGGAAACCGCGTGATAATTGCCCTTGCTGCTCGGTTTGACCTCAGGGATATAATCGCCGGGCGCATGGCGCTGCACCACTTCCACCACATCGTCAACCAGCTCGGGACGCGCGACGCCCATGACTTTATAGGTGAACGGGCAGGGGAATTCGAGCAGTTCATTCAGTTTGGTTTTCATTAGCGCTCCGCTCCGGATAGCGTATATATCCCGGCAAAACCCAGAGGCGGTATGCAGGAATACAAAAATGACACACCCGCGATAGCGGGTGTGTTAACAATTGGATCTATTATACGGCGGAGGCTTTAAGCCTGACAAGGAATGCTTCCGTTACGCGAACCAGTGGTGGAACATCAGTTTGATATAATCCACCATCCGGCTGAAGATATTGCCTTCTTTAACTTCATTCAGTACCACCAGGGGGTGCTGATCGATAATCTTTCCATCGAGCTGAAAATTGATGGTGCCCACCTGCTGATTCAGGGCCAGCGGCGCGTGCAGCTCGGTCTTGTCAAGGGTATAGCTGGCTTTCAGATCTTTCATGCGTCCGCGGGGAATGGTGAGATAGGCATCTTTATCCACGCCCAGCTTGACAATATCGGTATCGCCGAACCAGACCGGCTCGGAGGCAAATTCTTTACCGGCTTTCAGCGGCGCCACGGTTTCGAAGAAACGGAACCCCCAGGTCAGCAATTTGCGGGTTTCGTTTTCACGTCCCTTCGGGGAATGGCCGCCCATCACCGCGGAAATCAGCCGCGTCGGGCCGTCGGTGGCTGAAGCCACCAGGTTGAAACCGGCGGAATCCGTATGGCCGGTTTTGATACCGTCCACGTTCAAATTGGTATCCCACAATAAACCGTTACGGTTCAATTGACGGATATTGTTGAAGGTAAATTCCCGTTCTTTATAGGTGGCATACTCATCCGGCACGTCGCGGATGAGCGCTTTGCCGATCATCGCCATATCCCGGGCGGAGCTGAACTGGCCCGGCGCGTCGAGACCGTGCACCGTCTCAAAATGCGTATTGGGCAGGCCCAGGGCGGTGACGTAATTATTCATCAGGCTGACAAAGGCATCCTGGCTGCCGGCGACAAAATCCGCCATGGCAACGCAGGCGTCATTGCCCGACTGAAGGATGATCCCCCGGTTTAACAGAGCCACAGGGACGCGATCCCCCGGTTTGAGGAACATCAATGACGAACCTTTAAATACCGGGTTACCGGTCGCCCAAGCATCCTTATTCACGGTGACGACGTCGTTGGGGGAGATTTTGCCCGCCTTGATCGCCTGGCCGATGACATAACTGGTCATCATTTTGGTCAGACTGGCCGGATCGCGCCGGCTGTCGGCATTCTGCTCCGCCAATACCTTGCCGGAGTTGTAATCAATCAGGATATAGGATTCAGCATCAATTTGCGGTACGCCGGGAATCATGGTCTTGAGATTCACATCATCCGCCTGGCCGTGGGCCAGGGGGATCAACGCAATGACGGTACTTAACGCTAAGCGCTTGAATAAAAGGTGGGTCATTTCTTTATTCATGTCAGGACAACAGCATCCATGGGAGTAAGTTAAAATCGTGCCACACTATAGCAGATGTATAAAAGAGCGGCACCAGACAATCGATTCTCTGGTAAAGGAGAACCTTTTAAGAATGTTTCAGGGTTCCGGGCATTAAAACCCCGGCCGCTGCGGCCCGGCCGGAGCCAGCGCCGGGTTGGGATCCGGCCGGGAAACGGCGCCGCATTTACTCCGGCGCAGCGGTTATAAATGACTGCTGCTGCGCTTCGCTGGTTAACCGCTGCTGCAGCGCGGCGGCCTGCTGGCGGCTGCTGAACGGGCCAAGCTGGACCCGATAAAGGTTGCCGTTGGCGGTCACTTTGCCCGGAACGCCAAAACGCTCGCCGAGGGTCTTTTGCCAGGCCAGCGCGCGCTGTTTATCCCCCAGCGCGCCCACCTGTACCACGTAGCGGCCGGATGCCGGGGCAGTCGCCGCGGCGGAGACATGGGTCTTCGTATAGGTCGCGGCCGGGGCGGCGGAAGCATGGGACGGCGTATAGGTTGCGGCCGGCGCGGCGGACGTATGGGACGGCTGGTAAGTCGCTGCCGGCTGCGGTGCGGCGGGGGCTGGTTCATCAGACTCCACTACGCCGGCCGGCAGCGGGGTGGGCCTGCCCAGAAAACCGCTGCCGGAGCCGGAAGCGGACGGCGCGGGGGCCATATCGGGCTCAGCAGGCACCGGGTCCGCCACCGGGCGGATAGCCGGCGCAGGCGCCGTTCCCGAGGCGACGCGCGTATCATCCACGGGGGCGGACGACTGCATCGCGCCCGGCGACGGGGCATCCAGGTTCGGGCGGGGCGGCAGCGCATAGTTCTGTTTGGCCACCACGGTGCCGATGGTGCCCGGCCCGGACAACGTGCCGTCCGGGGCGACCTGGATGAAATCCACCTTGACCGTGGTTTGATTGGAGATATTGAGCCGTTCGGCGGCGGCCTCCGTCAGGTCGATAATCCGTCCGGGCGTATAGGGCCCGCGATCGTTGACCCGCACCACCAGCTGGCGGCCGTTGCTCAGATTGGTCACCCTCACATAGCTTGGCAGGGGCAGGGTCGGGTGCGCGGCGGCCAGGGCCTGCGCATCGAAGGGTTCGCCGTTGGCGGTGGTGGTGCCGTTGTGCTCGGCGCCATAAGAGGAGGCCAGCCCGGTTTCACTGAAATTCTGCGGATTTTTGACGATACGGTAGGTCTTGCCGCCCATCTCGTAGTCTTGGCCGGTATTGGGGTTATAGGGTTCATAGCGCGGCTCCACGCCGCTGATTTCCACTACCGGGCCGTTATAGGCCGGTGCGGAGGATTGCTGCGGTGTTTCAGTGGTCGTGGTACATGCCGTGAGCAATAGCCCAATCACGCCGATCCAGTGCCATTCCTTCCGCATTGCTCACCTCTATAAATTTTTAGACAGCATCTTCCGATGAGTATGTATCGACATGACGATACCAAACCCCGCCATAAGCACAATCAGGGCCGAGCCGCCGTAGCTTACCAGGGGCAGCGGTACGCCGACCACCGGTAAGATACCACTTACCATGCCGATATTCACGAAGACATAAACGAACAGAATCAGCATCAGCCCCCCCGCCATTACGCGGCCAAAGGTGGTTTGCGCCTTGGCGGCAATCACCAGTCCGCGCATGATTACGCATAGATATAGACCTAATAACACCAGAGCGCCAATCAGTCCGAGTTCTTCTCCCAGTACCGCGAAAATGAAATCGGTATGGCGTTCCGGCAAAAACTCCAATTGGGATTGGGTGCCCTGCAGCCAGCCTTTGCCGCTTAAGCCGCCTGAACCGATGGCGATTTTGGATTGGATGATATGGTAGCCCGCCCCTAGTGGATCGGTTTCCGGATCCAACAGCATCATTACCCGCTCCCGCTGGTAATCATGCATCAAAAAGAACCACAGTATGGGAATAAAGGCCGCCACCAGCAGCGCCGCCAGGATAATAAGCTTCCAGCTCATCCCGGACAGGAACAGGACAAACAGCCCCGAGGCGGCAATCAATATGGCGGTGCCCAGATCGGGCTGGGGCGCCCCCAGCAGGGGCGGTACAAAAATCAGTACCAGGGCGATGGCGGGATTTTTCAGCGAGGGAGGGCAGCTGGTGCGGGTGTAAAACGCGCGACCATCAGCGGCACGGCGATTTTAGCGATTTCCGAAGGCTGAAACCGCACGAAGCCTAAATCCAGCCAGCGCTGGGCCCCTTTACTGACCTGGCCGAAAGCGTCCACCAGCATCAGCAGCACCAGGCTGATAACATATAAATAGGGGGCCCATGCCTCATAAACCCGGGGCGGCACCTGCGCCAGCCCCAGCATGATCAGCAGGCCCATCACGATCTGGCCGATCTTGCGTTCCATCATGCCCACATCCTGGCCGCTGGCGCTCCATATAACGATGGCGCTGTAGCCCAGCAGCAGCATTATAAGGAGAAGAAACGGCAAATCGATATGGAGCTTGGCCCAGAACGTCCCGTTTTGCTGATTATCCGTCATGTCGTTCAATCACCTTCGGTACCGGGCTGAGCGGGCTGCTCGGCCGGTAAGTTAATCGTGTTGTCGCCCAACATGATATGATCAAGGATCTGGCGGGCGATCGTTCCCACCGCCGGACCGACCCCGCCGTTTTCCAGCACCACCACCACCGCCACCTCGGGCTTGTCATAAGGCGCGAATGCCGTCATCAATTTATGGTCGCGCAGGCGCTCGGCAATTTTATGCGCATTATAGACCTCATTGGCCTTCAGGCCGTAAACCTGGGCGGTGCCTGATTTGGCCGCCACCTTATAAGGCGCATCGGAAAAATTCTTGCGGGCGGTGCCGTTCGGCCGGTTGGCCACCCCGAACATACCGTCTTTGGCAATTTCCCAATAACCGGAATGAGGATCGCCGATTTGGACATGTTCCTGCTGCTGGTAAGGAACCAGCTTACCGTTCTCTCGGGTACTGTACAGCAGATGGGGGACCCGCACCGCGCCATCATTGATAAGGGACATCAGCGCCTTGGACATCTGAATCGGCGTTGCGGTCCAATAGCCCTGCCCGATGCCCACCGGGATGGTATCGCCAAGATACCAGGGTTTTTTAAAGCGCTGCAGTTTCCATTCACGGGTCGGCATGACCCCGGCGCGCTCTTCCGAAAGGTCGATGCCGGTTAACGAGCCATAGCCGAATTTCGACATCCATTCCGAAAGCCGGTCGATACCCAAATCATAAGCCACCTGATAGAAAAAGGTATCCGCCGATTCCTCCAGGGCTTTGGTGACGTTAAGCTTGCCGTGTCCCCATTTTTTCCAGTCGCGATAGCGCTTATCCGATCCGGGCAACTGCCACCAGCCGGGATCGAACAGCGTAAAGTTTTTGTTGATGACGCCCAGGGTCATGGCAGACACCGATATATAGGGCTTAACCGTCGAGGCGGGAGGATAGACCCCCTGAGTGGCGCGATTGATTAACGGCCGGTTTTCATCCTCCAGCAAACTCCGGTACTCTTTGCCGGAGATGCCGTCCACGAACAGGTTAGGATCGTAACTGGGATTGGACACCAGCGCGCGGATGCCGCCGTCGCGGGGGTCCGCCACCACCACCGCCGACCGGCTGCCCGCCAGCAGTTGCTCGATATAGATTTGCAGGTGCAAATCCAGCGTCAGGTAAATGTCCTTGCCAGCTTGCGGCGGCTGTTCATGCAGTTGGCGAATAACCCGGCCGCGATTATTGACTTCCACCTCTTCGTAACCGGTTTTGCCGTGCAGGACGCTTTCATAATACCGTTCGATACCCAGTTTACCGATATCATTAGTAGCGGCATAGTTCGCCAGGATGCCTTCTTTGTCCAGTCGCTCCACGTCCTTGTCATTGATTTTGGAAACGTAACCGATGACGTGGGTCAGGGCGGATCCATAAGGATAATAGCGGCGCTGGTAGCCTTTGACTTCCACCCCTGGAAAATTGAACTGATTCACGGCGAAGCGGGCCTGTTCCACGTCGGTCAGTCCAACCTTAAGCGGTATCGAGGTAAAACGATGGGATCGTTTACGTTCTTTTTGAAAATTGGCGATGTCGTCGTCAGTGAGATCGACAATGGGCCTGAGGGCCTTGATGGTGCCCTGCAGATCGTCGACTTTTTCAGGCATCAGCTCGAGCTGGTAAATGGTGCGGTTCAGCGCCAGCGGAATGCCGTTGCGATCGTAAATGATACCGCGGCTGGGGGCGATGGGCACCAGTTTGATCCGGTTCTCGTTGGACCGGGTGCGATAATCCTCAAAACGGGTAATCTGCAGATGGTAAAGATTGACCACCAGAATCCCGCTTAATAGCAGGATACCTAAAAATGCCACCAGCGCGCGGCGAATGAACAGTGCCGACTCAGCCGAATAGTCGCGAAAGGGGTTATGATCTATTTTCATTCCGCGAGATTATACTCAATAGCTTTCAAGTTGCATCTTCACCGGATCATTCCCGATGATAAGGATGGTTGGTGGTAATGCTCCAGGCACGATACAGGCTCTCCGCGACTAACACCCGGACTAAGGGGTGAGGCAAGGTTAACGGCGATAACGACCAGCTCTGTTCCGCCGCCGCTTTGCAGGCCGGGGCCAGCCCTTCGGGACCGCCAATCAACAGGCTGACATCCCGGCCGTCCTGCTTCCAGCGTTCCAGTTGAAGCGCCAGGAATGGCGTCTCCCACGGGGTGCCGGGGATATCCAGCGTCACGATGCGATTGCCTTTACCTACCGCGGCCAACATCAATTCGCCTTCTTTTTCCAAAATCCGACCGATATCGGCGTTCTTACCCCGTTTGCCGGCCGGGATTTCCGTCAGTTCGAACGGCATGTCTTTCGGAAAGCGGCGCAAATAATCCATAAACCCGGTTTGTACCCAATCCGGCATCCTGTTGCCCACCGCGATCAGCTGAAGTCTCACCGATCAGCTCCAGAGTTTTTCCAATTCATAAAGCTGACGACTTTCTGCCTGCATCACATGCACGATGACATCCCCCAGATCCACCACGATCCAGTCGGCGATTTTTTCGCCCTCTACCCCTAACGGCATCAGGCCCGCGGTGCGGGACTCCTGTACTACGTGATCGGCGATGGACATCACATGGCGGCTTGAGGTGCCGGTACAGATCACCATGCAGTCCGTGATGCTGGATTTACCCCGTACGTCCAGGGAAATAATATCCTGGCCTTTCAAATCATCAATTTTATCAATGACGAAATCTTTGAGCGTGTTACCTTGCAAAGGTTCCCCCTTCGGTGTGCTTCGCATCCGCTGCCCTGTGGAACACATGTAGGACATCGCAATTCAATGGGTTGATTCCTGCCCGATTACTGACTGGGATCGGCTGGTGCTTAACCGCGAAATAAGCCGCGCAGTATAACACGGGCGGCACACTAGAGATATAAGCCCTGTTCGTCAATATATCGCTGAACCGACGGCGTCAGCATATCATCGCAACGCAGGCCCTCGTGGCGCCGTTCCCGGATTAACGAGGCTGAAATTGACAATTGCGGGGTGGGCGCCAAATAGATAAGCCCGGCGGGTTTCGTTTGCAATTGACCGACATCGGTGGTCAGGCGCGCCTCAAGCCAGGACTGCAATGCCGGTGTGGACATTTTAGCCCCATAACCCGGGCGGGCGCAAACCAACAGGTGACACTTATCCAATAATTCAAGTCCCCGGTGCCATTGAGGCAGGGTCAGCAGGGAATCCTGCCCGATGATAAACCCCAGCGGCGCGGTGCGGCCTCGCTCCCGGCGCAATGTTTCGAAGGTGTCCACGGTCCAGGAGGGGTTATCGCGCCGCAGTTCACGGTCGTCGATATCGAACAATGAGCCGCCGATATCCGCCAGTGCCATTTGCACCATGGCCAGCCGCTGCTGGGCGCTGGCCTCCGGCTGCGGACGGTGGGGCGGGACATTGTTTGGCAATAGGGTAACGCGTTTAAGCCCCACCAGTTTCGCCAGGGCGATAACCGGTTTGATATGGCCGTAATGTATCGGGTCGAACGTGCCGCCGAACATTGCCGTCAAGGGCGGGGCGGTCAAGGGTTGGGTGACGGTTTCAGACATTGATCGGCGTTCCGGCGGTGATTTTACCGCATAGCAGCAGCGAGAGGGTTTCCAGATCGGACCAGACCGGATAGCCATAATCCTGCTTGAGTGTTATCTCAATGGCGGTCATCAGCGACACCGCCTGATGCAGCTGGCGTGGCGACAGCCGCTGCAAAGCCGCCGTCAGCAGCGGCCGCCGGGTCTGCCAGACCTTGTGCTGATCAAGCAAGGAGCGCAATGGCGACTGGTGCATTTGCCGTTGAATTGTCAGTAACAACATCACCTCTCGCTGCAGGCTGCGTAATAAAATCACCGGTTCGCAGGCTTCCTGCCGCAGCTGCCTGAGTATATGCCCGGCCCGTTTGCTTTTCGCCGCCAGCATGGCGTCCACCCAGTGGAACGGCGTGAAGTGCGCCGCGTCGTTAACCGCGGTTTCCACCCGCGGCAACGTCAGGCTGCCGTCGGGATAAATCAGCGAAAGGCGTTCCAGGGCCTGGGACAATGCCATCAGGTTGCCTTCATAGCAATAACAGAGCAATTGATTCGCGGCGTCGTCCAGGTTGAGCTGCATCGCCTTGGCCCGCAAGGCAGTCCAGCGGGGCAGCTGTCCCTGCTCAGGCGTCATGCAGGCCACATAGACCCCATCGCGGGCGAGCGCCTTGTACCAGCCGCTGTTTTCCTGGGCGCGGGTTAATTTGGTCCCCCGCAGCATCAATAACAGATCCGGATGAAGCAGAGTGGACAATTGCGCCAGTTTTTCGCCCAAGGCTGCGTTGGCCCCGTTGTCCGGCAGTATCAGCAATAAGGTCTGCCGGCTGGCGAACAGGCTCATTGCCTGGCAAAGGCTGAAAATCTCGTCCCAGTCCACGGACGCATCCAGGGTAAAGCTAAGATGTTCGCAAAAGCCCTGGGATTCCGCCTGGCGGCGTATCGCATCGTGGCTTTCCTGCAGCAGCAGCGGATCGTTCCCGAACAGCAAATAACAGGCGCGCAGCGATTCCTGCAACTGCGCGCCGAGCTGCTCGGGGTAAAGCTTGATCATTGCGCTTCCTGCGCCGCCAAGGCTTTTTGCAGGGTGATGCTCGCCTGTTTATCGGCCTGCTCCTTGCTGGCCTCCTCGGCGGCATGAACCGCCAAAAGCCTGCGCACCAGCTGCTGTGCCGCCTGTTCCCGCATCTCCTGCCGGATAATATCGCTTTCATTATCCTTAGCCAGGGCGGTCAGGGGGTTGTCGAAGAACGAGCGGAACACCCTGATACTGATGGGGAAGAGATCTTTGCCCGGCGTCAGCACCGTTGCCTGCACATCCAGCACCAATTGGTATTCGGCGGTTTTACCGTCCTGGAATACCGACACCGTCTCCTGGCTTTCGCTGGCGCCGGTTATGCGTAATGAAGGCAACAGCCGGCTTTTGGCCACGGAGTCGTTGACTATCTTCATGTCATTAAGCCGTAATTCCGATCGCACCGCCCGCGTCAGCGGACCATAGGGATCGTAACTGTTCAGGGTTAATGTCTTCAAATCATCGGGGACCATGGTATGAGCTCCCGTCCCGCGCAAATGATAACCGCAGCCCGCGGTGACCAGCACCGCGAACCCCAGCAATAATGCCTTCATCCGATGTCGCACAAAGCCTCCTTGTCTTAACCTACAACCAGGTTAAGCAATTTGCCCGGTACATAAATGACTTTACGTACCTGGACCCCTTCAAGATATTTTGCCACCAGATGTTCCTGGGCGGCGCGTTCACGTACCAATGCCTCGTCGGCATCGGCGGGCACGGTAATTCTGCCGCGCAGTTTACCATTGACCTGAATCACCACCAGTTTGGCATCTTCCACCATGGCGCTGTCATCGGCAACCGGCCAGGGCGCGTTGTCGATATCCCCTTCGCCCCCCAGTTCCCGCCACAGGACGAAACTGGTGTGGGGGGTAAAGGGATAAAGCATGCGCACCACCGTCAGCAGCGCTTCCCGCAGCAGCGCGCGATCCTGCCCGCTGTCCTGCGGTAACCGCGCCAGCTTGTTCATCAGTTCCATAATGGCGGCGATGGCGGTGTTGAAGGTTTGACGCCGGCCGATATCATCGGTCACCTTGGCAATGGTCTTATGCAGATCGCGGCGCAGCTCTTTTTGCAGGTCGGTAAGGGCGCTCACGTCCAACGGCTCCGCGGGCCCCGCCGCCGCATGATCATAAACCAGTTTCCATACGCGTTTGAGAAAACGGTTGGCGCCTTCAACGCCGGACTCCTGCCACTCCAGCGTCATTTCCGCCGGCGAGGCGAACATCATGAACAGGCGAACGGTATCGGCGCCGTATTTTTCCACCATGACCTGCGGATCGATGCCGTTGTTTTTCGATTTGGACATCTTGCTCATGCCGGCATAAACCAGCTCGCGGCCCTCGGGGTCGACGGCTTTGACGATACGGCCTTTTTCATCCCGATCCACCGTCACATCCACCGGCGAGACCCAGACGCGTTCGCCGCCGGCGCCGGTATAATAAAACGCGTCCGCCAGCACCATGCCCTGGCACAACAGGCGCTTGGCGGGTTCATCGGAATTCACCAGCCCGGCGTCGCGCAGCAATTTATGATAGAAGCGGAAGTACATCAAATGCATGATGGCATGTTCGATGCCTCCTATATACTGATCCACCGGCAGCCAGTAATTGGCGGCGGCGGGGTCCAGCATACCGGTGTCAAAGTGCGGGCAGGTATAGCGGGCATAATACCAGGATGACTCCATAAAGGTGTCGAAGGTATCGGTTTCACGTAATGCCGGCCTGCCGTTCACGGTGGTTTTCGCCCACTGGGGGTCGGCCTTTATCGGGCTGGTGATGCCGTCCATGATCACATCTTCCGGCAGCAGTACCGGCAATTGATCGTCCGGCGTCGGGATGACCGTGCCGTCTTCCAATGTGACCATCGGAATCGGCGCGCCCCAATAGCGCTGCCGGGATACGCCCCAATCCCGCAGGCGATAATTCACCTTGCGCTCGCCTACGCCCAGCGCCACCAGCTTATCGGCGATGGCATTGAACGCGGCGGCGTAATCAAGGCCGTCGAATTCGCCGGAGTTGAACAGCACGCCTTTTTCCGTCATGGCCTGCGCCACGAGATCCGGTTCGCTGCCGTCCGCCGCCAGGATCACCGGTTTGATGGACAGCCCGTATTTGGTGGCGAATTCCCAGTCGCGCTGGTCATGGCCCGGCACCGCCATCACCGCGCCCGTACCGTAGTCCATCAGCACGAAATTGGCGACCCAAATAGGTACCCGCTCGCCGTTTAACGGATGAATGGCGAACAGGCCGGTTTCCATGCCTTTTTTCTCCATGGTGGCCATGTCGGCTTCCGCCACCTTGGTATTACGGCATTCGGCGATAAAATCCGCCAGGGCCGGATTGGCGGCGGCGGCCTGCAGCGACAGCGGGTGGCCGGCGGCGATGGCGACATAGGTAACACCCATGAACGTATCGGGACGGGTGGTATACACCGACAGCTTTTCGCCGCCGTCCTCGACGTCAAA
Encoded here:
- the dacA gene encoding D-alanyl-D-alanine carboxypeptidase DacA; amino-acid sequence: MNKEMTHLLFKRLALSTVIALIPLAHGQADDVNLKTMIPGVPQIDAESYILIDYNSGKVLAEQNADSRRDPASLTKMMTSYVIGQAIKAGKISPNDVVTVNKDAWATGNPVFKGSSLMFLKPGDRVPVALLNRGIILQSGNDACVAMADFVAGSQDAFVSLMNNYVTALGLPNTHFETVHGLDAPGQFSSARDMAMIGKALIRDVPDEYATYKEREFTFNNIRQLNRNGLLWDTNLNVDGIKTGHTDSAGFNLVASATDGPTRLISAVMGGHSPKGRENETRKLLTWGFRFFETVAPLKAGKEFASEPVWFGDTDIVKLGVDKDAYLTIPRGRMKDLKASYTLDKTELHAPLALNQQVGTINFQLDGKIIDQHPLVVLNEVKEGNIFSRMVDYIKLMFHHWFA
- the mrdA gene encoding peptidoglycan DD-transpeptidase MrdA, giving the protein MKIDHNPFRDYSAESALFIRRALVAFLGILLLSGILVVNLYHLQITRFEDYRTRSNENRIKLVPIAPSRGIIYDRNGIPLALNRTIYQLELMPEKVDDLQGTIKALRPIVDLTDDDIANFQKERKRSHRFTSIPLKVGLTDVEQARFAVNQFNFPGVEVKGYQRRYYPYGSALTHVIGYVSKINDKDVERLDKEGILANYAATNDIGKLGIERYYESVLHGKTGYEEVEVNNRGRVIRQLHEQPPQAGKDIYLTLDLHLQIYIEQLLAGSRSAVVVADPRDGGIRALVSNPSYDPNLFVDGISGKEYRSLLEDENRPLINRATQGVYPPASTVKPYISVSAMTLGVINKNFTLFDPGWWQLPGSDKRYRDWKKWGHGKLNVTKALEESADTFFYQVAYDLGIDRLSEWMSKFGYGSLTGIDLSEERAGVMPTREWKLQRFKKPWYLGDTIPVGIGQGYWTATPIQMSKALMSLINDGAVRVPHLLYSTRENGKLVPYQQQEHVQIGDPHSGYWEIAKDGMFGVANRPNGTARKNFSDAPYKVAAKSGTAQVYGLKANEVYNAHKIAERLRDHKLMTAFAPYDKPEVAVVVVLENGGVGPAVGTIARQILDHIMLGDNTINLPAEQPAQPGTEGD
- the holA gene encoding DNA polymerase III subunit delta; translation: MIKLYPEQLGAQLQESLRACYLLFGNDPLLLQESHDAIRRQAESQGFCEHLSFTLDASVDWDEIFSLCQAMSLFASRQTLLLILPDNGANAALGEKLAQLSTLLHPDLLLMLRGTKLTRAQENSGWYKALARDGVYVACMTPEQGQLPRWTALRAKAMQLNLDDAANQLLCYCYEGNLMALSQALERLSLIYPDGSLTLPRVETAVNDAAHFTPFHWVDAMLAAKSKRAGHILRQLRQEACEPVILLRSLQREVMLLLTIQRQMHQSPLRSLLDQHKVWQTRRPLLTAALQRLSPRQLHQAVSLMTAIEITLKQDYGYPVWSDLETLSLLLCGKITAGTPINV
- the ybeD gene encoding DUF493 family protein YbeD; this translates as MKTKLNELLEFPCPFTYKVMGVARPELVDDVVEVVQRHAPGDYIPEVKPSSKGNYHAVSITITATHIEQVEALYEELGKIEMVRMVL
- the lptE gene encoding LPS assembly lipoprotein LptE, encoding MRHRMKALLLGFAVLVTAGCGYHLRGTGAHTMVPDDLKTLTLNSYDPYGPLTRAVRSELRLNDMKIVNDSVAKSRLLPSLRITGASESQETVSVFQDGKTAEYQLVLDVQATVLTPGKDLFPISIRVFRSFFDNPLTALAKDNESDIIRQEMREQAAQQLVRRLLAVHAAEEASKEQADKQASITLQKALAAQEAQ
- the rlpA gene encoding endolytic peptidoglycan transglycosylase RlpA, with the protein product MRKEWHWIGVIGLLLTACTTTTETPQQSSAPAYNGPVVEISGVEPRYEPYNPNTGQDYEMGGKTYRIVKNPQNFSETGLASSYGAEHNGTTTANGEPFDAQALAAAHPTLPLPSYVRVTNLSNGRQLVVRVNDRGPYTPGRIIDLTEAAAERLNISNQTTVKVDFIQVAPDGTLSGPGTIGTVVAKQNYALPPRPNLDAPSPGAMQSSAPVDDTRVASGTAPAPAIRPVADPVPAEPDMAPAPSASGSGSGFLGRPTPLPAGVVESDEPAPAAPQPAATYQPSHTSAAPAATYTPSHASAAPAATYTKTHVSAAATAPASGRYVVQVGALGDKQRALAWQKTLGERFGVPGKVTANGNLYRVQLGPFSSRQQAAALQQRLTSEAQQQSFITAAPE
- the nadD gene encoding nicotinate-nucleotide adenylyltransferase produces the protein MSETVTQPLTAPPLTAMFGGTFDPIHYGHIKPVIALAKLVGLKRVTLLPNNVPPHRPQPEASAQQRLAMVQMALADIGGSLFDIDDRELRRDNPSWTVDTFETLRRERGRTAPLGFIIGQDSLLTLPQWHRGLELLDKCHLLVCARPGYGAKMSTPALQSWLEARLTTDVGQLQTKPAGLIYLAPTPQLSISASLIRERRHEGLRCDDMLTPSVQRYIDEQGLYL
- the rsfS gene encoding ribosome silencing factor — protein: MQGNTLKDFVIDKIDDLKGQDIISLDVRGKSSITDCMVICTGTSSRHVMSIADHVVQESRTAGLMPLGVEGEKIADWIVVDLGDVIVHVMQAESRQLYELEKLWS
- the leuS gene encoding leucine--tRNA ligase, which produces MQEQYRPEEIEPHVQRHWHDHNTFKVTEDSSKQKYYCLSMLPYPSGRLHMGHVRNYTIGDVISRYQRMLGKNVLQPIGWDAFGLPAEGAAVKNNTAPAPWTYANIDYMKTQLKLLGFGYDWDREVTTCRPEYYRWEQWFFARLYEKGLVYKKTSAVNWCPHDQTVLANEQVIDGCCWRCDTKVERKEIPQWFVKITAYADQLLYDLDKLESWPEQVKTMQRNWIGRSEGVEIRFDVEDGGEKLSVYTTRPDTFMGVTYVAIAAGHPLSLQAAAANPALADFIAECRNTKVAEADMATMEKKGMETGLFAIHPLNGERVPIWVANFVLMDYGTGAVMAVPGHDQRDWEFATKYGLSIKPVILAADGSEPDLVAQAMTEKGVLFNSGEFDGLDYAAAFNAIADKLVALGVGERKVNYRLRDWGVSRQRYWGAPIPMVTLEDGTVIPTPDDQLPVLLPEDVIMDGITSPIKADPQWAKTTVNGRPALRETDTFDTFMESSWYYARYTCPHFDTGMLDPAAANYWLPVDQYIGGIEHAIMHLMYFRFYHKLLRDAGLVNSDEPAKRLLCQGMVLADAFYYTGAGGERVWVSPVDVTVDRDEKGRIVKAVDPEGRELVYAGMSKMSKSKNNGIDPQVMVEKYGADTVRLFMMFASPAEMTLEWQESGVEGANRFLKRVWKLVYDHAAAGPAEPLDVSALTDLQKELRRDLHKTIAKVTDDIGRRQTFNTAIAAIMELMNKLARLPQDSGQDRALLREALLTVVRMLYPFTPHTSFVLWRELGGEGDIDNAPWPVADDSAMVEDAKLVVIQVNGKLRGRITVPADADEALVRERAAQEHLVAKYLEGVQVRKVIYVPGKLLNLVVG
- the rlmH gene encoding 23S rRNA (pseudouridine(1915)-N(3))-methyltransferase RlmH, giving the protein MRLQLIAVGNRMPDWVQTGFMDYLRRFPKDMPFELTEIPAGKRGKNADIGRILEKEGELMLAAVGKGNRIVTLDIPGTPWETPFLALQLERWKQDGRDVSLLIGGPEGLAPACKAAAEQSWSLSPLTLPHPLVRVLVAESLYRAWSITTNHPYHRE